The genomic region TCAGTCCGTCGAACATCATTCCATCAAAGCACCGGTGTAGGCGGCGATTCTCTTTGTCACTTTCTCTATAAAGAGAAAGTGGGGAGGAAAAAGAGAAATGAGTTAAGACTCAAAAACCAGGATTCTATTCTTGCTATACAACAATTTACGAGAATTACTTACTGAGATCTCAATGTTTCGATTTCCCTGTTGTCAATTAAGATCTTTCGAATCTAAAATTATGGTCACCGGCCCGTCGTTACCGATTTTCACCAGCATTTTTGCGCCAAATATTCCCGTTTGCACATCTATTCTATAAGACTTAAAAGCATCAATAAGTTTTTGATACAGCACTTGGGCCTTTTCCGGCGGGGCGGCATCGGTGAACGATGGCCGGCGCCCCTTCCGACAATCGGCATACAGGGTGAATTGCGATACTAAAAGAACAGCCCCCTTCACATCCAATAGCGAAAGATTCATCTTTCCGTCAACATCCTCGAATACCCTTAAGTTGACGGCCTTTTCGGCCAGCTTAGTGATGATCCCATCGTCGTCCAGATGTGAAAATCCGGCCAGGATAACAAGACCCTGGCCGATCTTCCCGGTGACATTGTTTTCAACGGTTACCGAAGCCGAAGAAACGCGCTGTATAACCAGTCGCATGATCTGAACTACTGAAAATTAAAGCCGGAATAGATACTTATTTTTTCTTTGATTTCCTAGTCGTCGCTTTTTTTACGGTCTTCTTAGCTTTGGGCTTTATTTTTTTGACAACCTTCTTGGCTGTTTTTTTCTTGGCAATGACCTTTTTCGCCGGCTTCTTTCTCATCAAAGCTTTCTTGACAAGTGCTTTTTTGCTTTTGGCCTTTGGTTTAAGATTTTTTGTCGTGGT from Candidatus Edwardsbacteria bacterium harbors:
- the dtd gene encoding D-tyrosyl-tRNA(Tyr) deacylase; this translates as MRLVIQRVSSASVTVENNVTGKIGQGLVILAGFSHLDDDGIITKLAEKAVNLRVFEDVDGKMNLSLLDVKGAVLLVSQFTLYADCRKGRRPSFTDAAPPEKAQVLYQKLIDAFKSYRIDVQTGIFGAKMLVKIGNDGPVTIILDSKDLN